DNA sequence from the Centroberyx gerrardi isolate f3 chromosome 2, fCenGer3.hap1.cur.20231027, whole genome shotgun sequence genome:
gttctctctccatccagtcCTCGCAGACCGCCTCTGCTCATCTGGTTCTCATTTCCACAGCACAGCCGGCTGGAATGTGGCCATGTTTTTAAAGATGAGTTATTAGCACATTAATGCATACTTTATCCAACACTATTTTAAGTGAACCAAAGTGgaaatgtatatgtgtgtatgtatgtatgtatataagtATTGTTCATTATTGAATAGGACATGGACTCTTGTTTTTCTGTACATGCTGTGGGGTGTAAAATTAACTCAATTAGAGAATTGGCTGTTACACCTTACATATAACTTGTTTTATTGTATCATTAGTTTGTATCATAGCAACCATTATATAGCTacaggaattgaattgaaaaaaaatagaagggCTCAGGCATTTACATTAACACTGGTAGTAATATAGTGCAAATATAAGATTGTATCTAACATTACTGGTGGAGGCATAATGCACATATAAAAGTGTATCTAGTGATGAACTATAGTAGAGACTAATTCCAGAGTATAGTGCCCCTTGTGGCAACACAGTTACATTAAGGTTGAAGGCCTTTCAAGGATTGACAGCTGAACATGTGCTTCATAACTTGTTTTGGagctgttatttatttgttaagtTTGTTCATTTGTAAACATTGTACGAAAAAGAACCATGTATTGGGGTATAGTGGATTCTTAAAGTTGCACAGAGATTATTTTCCATCACTAAATCCTAGCCTCCAAGACCCTATGCTACATACCTGATATACTCAAATGAATTCCACATTACAgttttaaataacaaaaaaatagaaatcttatcacatgaaaaaacagCTGTAGTTTTATGAATTGCATTATTCACTACTGACCTCCAGATGGCCCTATTCTCtgtatttatactgtatatgccatAGCAAATTTGGGCATGACTCCAAGTCTTTTTAGATTTTTATCTCTGTATTGGACACAGACAaggcgtgtgtatgtgtatgtgtatgtgtatgtgtgtgtgtgtgtgtgagtgagagagagagagagagagagagagagaaagagaggctgtgtgtgttaaatggaTGTCTATCTGCTTAGCAGTGTTCTTCACTgatgctctctcctctgcaggagGCTCCAGTGACACCCTCTGTGTTGCAGCTGCGCCTCCTGATGCGTTTGCTTGCAGTGCAGGCAGACCAACCAGACCAGCATGACCAGTTACCTTCCTGAACAACAGTGGGTGCCGGACCTGTAAACGGAGTACATTGCCCAAATTAGCAAATCGAAGGGAAAAGACATGATATGATACACGTGTTCAAATTCCACATCATTTTCTCTTACCAGGACTGGCAGATTTATCAGTCATGAGATTCTGGCAGGCCAAGCCTTCATACAGCTGAGGGCACAGGCAAATGCACGTTCCATCCAGCAGAGCGAGGGTGCCTCCGTTTTGACAGGGATTACACTTGCACACGTTGTACTCTGCCACATAGTCTGCTGTGGCCTGCTTTAGGTTGGCTATCCTGCTGTTAGCATCAAGCATGTCCAGTGGGATTAATGAATAGATGGGCATTGGCTGTAAGGGACGACAGAAGATGTGGCTCATTTCACTTGGTGGAATGTGACATcagaaaatgtatattatatgtAGTGTGGAAACCAGCTCATGGCAATCTTATGAAAAACATCATTCAGTCATCATAGAGGAACATCTCTAATAACACTGGGATATCTTCACTTTGCCTACCTCTAAGCCCATAAAGGACAGACATAATGtatgttattatgttatttgGTGTTGCTCCTACCTCACTGTGAAGCAGTGCGGGGGCATCAGCAATTGTCCGGGCCCAGTTCTGATAGGTAGCGATGTCCATTAGTCCATCCTGATTTAATTTGGCCCTCATAGTAACAGCACTTTCTAGGGTACCTCCCTTGACTGATGTCATCACCTTGTCCACCAGTGCTTTTCCTGAAGTTTCATCTGCATAGAGTAACGAGGGGTTTCAGTGACTTTCTTCTGTTGATTTATAACATTATTCATCACaatttgagtttgtgtgtgtgtgtttacatagtatgtgtgtaactgtgtgtaccATGTCCATGCATCTTTGTGTGCAATAAGTCAAAAAAAGTTGTAGACATTACTAAGGAGTATGATCAGGTAAAGCAGGAAGAGCAGACCTTCGGTTTTTGTGGTTACTTTATCACAATCTTCGGGTTTAACATGTCCTTCTACTTCAGCCCCAGCGCCGCTGTTAAAGTTTGCACTGATGCCTAATTTGATGCATTCTTgaatctttctctctgtcaactCTGCAATAAGCATGAAAGGGATTAAAAGGTTGAGCGCACAACGCATCACTTTTCATGTAGTCAGTATACAGAAATGATAATCAAAGCCTAATAAGTGACAAAAACTAAAAAGTGACAAAATAAgtgacaacatttttttttcaacaggcTGGCATACACGTACTTTTCGCCTTGATGGTGTCCTGGTTGAGAACATAGATCAACTCATACTCGCCACCGGACTTCCCGTTTTTGGTGTAGTGAGTTCCGTAGTCCTCAAGGAAGGCAAAGTAAATCCCCTTCTCATACTGCACAGGCAGAGACCTGACATGCTCCAAGAACTCATCTGCCACCTGGAGCTCACGGGAACGCAGCCTGTAGGTGCTCAGCTGCACTCTGCCCTTCACCCGCATGAAGCTCTTGTTCTGAGTGTGGAGGAGTGCAGAATTAGCAAATCCAGGTGCAGATGGAATGTATATTCTGAAGTATTCTTGATCAATCAAACATTCAGAGATTCCTTTTTCAAGCCATGCGAGAAACGTGACATGCAAAGGTTGTGTCATGTCTGCAGCTGATTTCTCTGTGAATTCAGTGTGTGACATTTACCTTAATGGTGGTGTACTCGGAGACATCCCTTATCATTTTTGTCTTCTCATAGTTTATGTCAGCTCCCACAGTTCCTGACGCATTAGATGTGGCCATGGACTTCTCAGAGGGAGTGAATTTGAAGGAAAGTCCGACATCAACTTTAGAAGTGATCTCGTGCAGCAGTTCCCTcagaaggctgtgtgtgttttcgtagATCTCTCTAGAAAATGTTTCTTCAGCAAGAGTCTTGAAAGACATGTGGTGCCAAAGTGTTATGGTTGGACTGGTGATGTAGGCAGGATTTCCAGAATCCTCCTtgacatttattattatttatctaattttttcattttacacacacacatgcacacacacacacacctacacagacaTAGTACTGGCTAACCTCATAGTGGAGTATCCCAACATTCCAGGGGAGCCTGTTGAGCTGCCCAGTGTTTGGATTCTTTACTCTATCACATCTCCCATTGAAGTAATCATTGTTGAAGGGGTTCATTCGAGGATCTGCGCCCAAGATGTTGATTCTGGTGCATGAAAACATTGGCCAGTTTAAGGCTATAAATTATGCCTATTTATGCATTGTTGAATTTATGTCTCACTGACTAACTGTTGCAATGTGTTGTTGCCTGCACTCAACATATGTGCAAATTGTGAGAAagcatttttttattgaattagCTGCTTAGCATTCCCCTGGGATGTAATGTTTATGGGACTCTGTGCTACCACTGCTAACACTAATTAAAATGGATGTGACTATCAAACAAGCCCTCTGTTTTACCTCCTTATATACTGACTCTTAGATTAATCTCCTTGTTGACAACCTGTAGTAAAGTAGCTCTCACCCATATCCTGCTGTCCTGCCTTGCTCATTGCTGTCTATGACTGTTGTGCCACAGGGTCTCCGCAGAGGATCACAATCCTCATCTGATCCATCCTCACAGTCATAGTCCCCGTTGCATGATAATCTCTTCTTGATGCAAGAGCCtgtacagagagagggggggtgggggggggggggggatgatgcATGTTCAACTCATGATGGGGCCTAAAATGATAAAGAGAGACATAAGGTGGCTGCTATACCTGACTCGCACTGGAACTCTGTGTCGGTGCACACGGGAGGCGGCTGCAGTTCGCACTCAGCATCTGACGTGCATGACTCACTTTCCCCCAGTGGTGCTCCCTGGCACGACCCACCACCAAACTGAGCAAACGTCTCTATACCTCGAGAACGCCTCTGAGAACCCACACAAATGGTTTAGATAAATATATTGCATTTggctgaaaaaaacattcacatcagTCTGTAAACAAAGCATCAACATTAAAAGAGAAATCAACCCAAACACTAGAGGTAAATATGCTTTATATGTTTCAAAATTATATTCAACTAACAAAACAATCTAGCGAAGCTGAAaagtttttgtttatgtatttttgtctctttcttttccaaGGCTTTCAAATCCCAGGATTTGCTTTGCCTATCTCCCATTGGAAGAAATTTGTGTTGTGACAACAGCCAGTGATATGTTCTTTGACAAGCAACAAAATTATCAGAAAAAGTtgtaatttttttaaagaatgacCCTCCATGAGAGAAACTGACAAGTTTCAAGGTACATTTTTTGGTATGTTCATTTACTCATCTCTCTCAATTCataatattttagaaatatttcaGTACTTAACATTTTAATCAATATATTTGCTTATATTTGCTACAAAGTTTGATCATACAGTCTCTCCATTGGCACCAGAGCTTTAATTGACTCACTCGAATTTTTGTGCAAGGATCACACAGACTCCACTCTGACCAGCGGCTCCATACACAAGTCACAGATGGTGGATCAAGAACTTGGACTCCCCTAAAATTAACATATGAAGTGAGGCAATGAATTCTGTCTAATATACCTAGATCCTTGGTAGGTGATTGAAAAATCACCCCTGCTGCTGTGTAAATGAAATagatcatatacatacattccTTGTCCAAGAAGAGCCAGGGTCAGACACAGGCCACAGAAGCCCAGCTGGAGAGCAACCGCAGTCCTCATGATGAAGCTGTGGACTATAAAGAGGTAAATGGTGTAGTacgtctaagtctaagacttaCATACCACCACTCTGTCAATGATTATCCAACTGAAAGAGGACCTTGTTGAAAATCAATAGTTTGGATTTCAGGTGCAGTAATGTTGATTCAGTGCTTGGAAACTCCAGCTAGAGTTTGCAGTGTTGTTTGAATTGAAACACTTCATTCAACCAATTTTGCTCTTCAAGGTGCGAGCGAAGCCTCTCCAATTCCATgataaaaagcaataaaagtaAGTGGGAAATGATTTCTTTTCATCATGCCTGTAAATCATCCCATCTCAATCTGCTCATCCATGCCTGAGTGATGCAGAACCAAATACACCGACagaaaaaccaaacaaataGATTGACATACAGATAGACATGCCAACTAGCACATGACTGAAGAGGAGTAGTCAAGTAAGTGTTGAAGAAatgttctggagtcagaggttcgtcttacttgaatatatatttattaaaaggagtctcatgagaggaagagatgcacacagcaggaggctacatacacttcttcaaagagaaagagattgaaccAGTCCTTTGTGTATCTTCCAGGGACgtacagaatgtgctgacattaGAACAGGTCACCAAAGTAGAGTATAAGCAAGACATGTTATCTCTTAAGTTAGAGCTTCCATAGACATCTCGGAGACATCCAGGAGCCACTCTGACAACGAGACCTCTGGCATAGTAAGTTATCACACAAGGGTTACAGTGAGGTGGCCATACATCATGAAACCTTACATTCCCTGAGGTGACCTCAGTTCAGCTGTTAATACATATGTTGAATTTTCTTCCACAGTAAGTCAATGTAAAAAGCTGTAGGTCTCTAATAGATACTAATggcaaaattatattttaacagTGTTGTGGCAGTCAACCTTTAACAGTAATAACAAATAAATCATTCAGTTTTGTTGCTATATTGGCAATTACTCTAGAAAAAACTTTCATTTCAGACAGTGATGGAAGAATCCATAACTGGTGTTTCTATATTCAAAAAGCAGCTAAGACTAACTCAAATaatcaaatgtaaatgtaaattgatTAATTAAATCCACAAGTGTCAAATTTCCAACCTTGTCCTATTTATGACACTACAATGAAATATAGGAGCTCACAGATTGTAGTTTTTTGATTCCACATTACATCTAGTACTGAAGATCAAAGGTAAAAGACTAGTATGATACGTAAGTGATATAATACTCAAAAAGGTGTAAATTGTTCAAATAGATGATTCAGGGGCCAATAAGCACGTGACATGAAGCAGAATCCATTTATAATGTTTACACCCTAAATAGTGAACCATGGTTATACAATGTTCCAGGTTATACCATGGTCATTGGCACATGTTTGGCATTCTAAATATTTGTTAGCAGCACCATTGTTTCATCCAGCGGTATGACTAATATATAGAACACAGTCTCTTGCATCCTATAATTAACCTGTGATTCTTATGCAGTGGAAATGTTAGTTTACTACTACAGCAATAGGACAAACCATAACGTGATGATACATGGGCAAATATTTAGGGCAAATTTGGGACAAattttgtgtgtgatgtgcaATAAGTATTATGTACTACTATATTACGTGAATGAAAAAAGGCAGTCTTGGgcaaataattaaaatgtgcTTTGAAATTAAAATCAGAGTCTAAAACTTCATACTTGTTATTGGGTCTGAGGTGTCAGATTGCCTAATTTGGGGAGAATAAGATCTCGTTTGGTCTTGGGACCAACAAGGAGAATGATCACATTACATTGTTGCAAGCAGCAAGTTGACAAAGTTTTGGAGAAGAGATTGGTCACctgatatttttttgttgtttctgattGGATGATGCTGAAGTCTTTGTTTGCAAATGTTCAAGCCTGGTTAGATATTATAGTAAGGTGTACATTATTTCCAATGAGGACACATTGCCAGTGCTACATACAAAAGCATGTAGCTGTGACAGCCAGGGTTTATAAGGCAACAGGCAAGATAgtttatcattcattcattcattcattcatttcctccaCCCACTTGATCATTTTCAGTGTCATGGGAGGCtagagcctatcccagcatgcattgcgtggaaggcagggagacaccctgGGCAGGTCATTGTTCATCACAAGGttagcacagacagacagacactcacattcatacctatgggcaatttagtgtTCAATCTAAATGACTTGTGTGTCTTTGGAATGAGGGAGGAAATTGGAGCACATGGAGTACTTGATATAAGTATCAAGTACCTAATAAGGACTAGAACCACCATTTTCCTTCAGAACAGCTTTAATCCTCCTTGGAAGGCTGTCATGTGTCCTAAACTCTGTGTAGTGGGATTTTGGACCATTCTTCAAAAAAGAAATCCTTCAGTTCTTTGAGGggtgaaggaggaagaaatCTACTCTGCACTCTGTGCTCCACAACCTCCCATAAATGCTCAATGATTTTTAGATGTGGTGGTAAGGGAGGCCATAGAAGGTGAAACAACTCATGAATTggtttagcagtgtgtatggaagcattatcatcttggaatatggAATCATCATGAGGTTAGAGTGTTTGCACCACAGGGTGCACCTGGTTCTGTAAATGGCAGCATATTTCTTGGCCATTATACGAGCAGTGGTGCCGTCATCGGACCTGCCcataccattacagatccaGGACCATGTGTAACAGTTAGCAATTGGCATTATTGGTTGAAAGCATCCTTTGGCTTTCTCCATACATAAACCCTCCCAGGTTTCCATTGTTCCAGGCTGCACCAGGTTATGTGTCTATGTGCGCTGGCATTGGATAGAAGTGGTTTCTGAATGGCAGCCCTGCCATAAATACCAGCTTTTATACCAGCTTTAACTTTTTGTAGtgtgtcacagaggtgttgATTCAACTCTGTGTTAATTTGTACCTTGACtactgttcctctttgccaatgcagtttgtctgtgttcGGAATATGTTGTCAAGATTATTGAGACTGTTCCCCCGGCCACTTTGGAACTGTTAGTTACCTCATGTTgttttgaaaactcacatataaaagATGGGATTAtcagacctcttttaaagctgacacatactgctaattggcattcaactgAATATGACTCGTCTATGTATCTGCCTTTGTAAtagtgatttagttacttcagaGTTTTTTTCTTATATGGTTTCTCCATTATTTTTCCCACCCCCTCATTTAATCATGCAAAACGATACAtaagtttgttttttgaaaCTTGTGCCCTTTCTTTTTGTGCATGCGCACtgtttatacatgaggcccaaGGTATTTTATTGATATCACATTTTAGAGGATTGGTTCTCTGGTTGCTGGGTTTAGgaaagagttgttcatgttcataaatTGACCCCTCCATGATCAGAGGGATATCATACGTGAATTCTCTGTTGGGGGTTATTTTATTCAATAATGCTGTAGTTTCATGAATTTGTCTTTTCAAAGCTTTAGTTTGTAGTTTGAGTTTTTGCTTGACTTTAGTTATTTTCATTGTGAACAATTTGTTAGTTTCTGTATTCCCAGTATTATGCAAGAATCCAGGCAGGTTTACAGGAAAGCAAAGTAAATATTTAAGGAGGCTTTTTCAACCATCGTAACACATTGACAAGATTAAGTCCATGGAACATTTAGGTCATCAAGCAACcatgtgaaatactgaatggGCTATCAAAActaagaagaaaagagagaaaaccttTTGTTTCACATGGACTTCTCATTatgctgtgtgtgaatgtgtgtgtgtgtgtgtgtgtgtgtatgagagagagagagagagagagagagagagaaaaggttgtgtttgtgtgtgtttgtacaatCGTAATTTCATCAAGAGCAATATGCATGATACATTTGTACATTTACTTAAAATCAACTTTTTTTAACGTTAACCTTTGGATATcaagtggagtgtgtgtgtgtgtgtgtgtgtgtgtgtgtgtgtgtgtgtgtgtgtgtgtgtgtgtgtgtgtttagttgaCTTTAACAAGCATCACCAAACAGCTTAGCTTGGGCCTTTCTTATCTGGTGAGATTGCGCTCCCCCTAAGGGTTGCTGCTGCTCAGGTCTGTGGAGTGATGCTTCAGTGTAACACTATGGCCACAAGATGGCAACATAAGACAAATAAGAAATAAGACAGCTGGGGAATGTGTTTGCAGAGTATGATATGGCTACATTTTATATTCACATACAGTTTAATTATCTAGAGTTAAAGAACACATCAATTTTGAGATAATAACAGTATACACTGGATTAATTTCTTTCATTGACATGTGgcacagtgttttgttttatgaataAATTAAAGCAAGCCTTGCACAATGTACAGGAAGTTTCAGACTGTTGCACCTAACGATCCGTCATGTGATTCTAGAGGCGTTTGCTGAGTCTGCAAAACTTTGTTCTTCAAAAGGAGGGAGTGTAGTGAGTGTAAATTtcaaaaaagggaaaacagaAGAGTGTCCCGTGTAGAGAGATAGGAGCAGTACTGAATTTAGAAGTAGACAGGACTCACTTAATCAAGATTATGGATCAAATCATTCATAATTATTCATAATACATACATTTGTCAATGGTGAGAGGCTCTCACATGTCTTAATTTGTTCATTTCAGAGAGCAAAACTGATATGAATTTTCAAAATTTCTGGCCATGTTGACAGATATTTTCTGCTGACTTAGTTAAGTCAGCAGAGTTTGACTTAAACATAAGTCAAACTCTATTCCCTGATGTCTCCACCGTCAATCTGGGGGCtgccctctcctgtctctttccctgGCCTTGATAAATGGCAGCTAGCAGAGGAGGGGTAGTCTAGGGGCTATTTGGTCATGGCCCGCTTGAGAGGCACAAATATGTGCTGAAGTCACCACTTTTACTGGTTCGGCAGTTTCC
Encoded proteins:
- the c9 gene encoding complement component C9; protein product: MRTAVALQLGFCGLCLTLALLGQGMGVQVLDPPSVTCVWSRWSEWSLCDPCTKIRRRSRGIETFAQFGGGSCQGAPLGESESCTSDAECELQPPPVCTDTEFQCESGSCIKKRLSCNGDYDCEDGSDEDCDPLRRPCGTTVIDSNEQGRTAGYGINILGADPRMNPFNNDYFNGRCDRVKNPNTGQLNRLPWNVGILHYETLAEETFSREIYENTHSLLRELLHEITSKVDVGLSFKFTPSEKSMATSNASGTVGADINYEKTKMIRDVSEYTTIKNKSFMRVKGRVQLSTYRLRSRELQVADEFLEHVRSLPVQYEKGIYFAFLEDYGTHYTKNGKSGGEYELIYVLNQDTIKAKKLTERKIQECIKLGISANFNSGAGAEVEGHVKPEDCDKVTTKTEDETSGKALVDKVMTSVKGGTLESAVTMRAKLNQDGLMDIATYQNWARTIADAPALLHSEPMPIYSLIPLDMLDANSRIANLKQATADYVAEYNVCKCNPCQNGGTLALLDGTCICLCPQLYEGLACQNLMTDKSASPGPAPTVVQEGNWSCWSGWSACTASKRIRRRSCNTEGVTGASCRGESISEEHC